GTGTCATAATACTACTGACAATTGAGATTGTGATCTCACTGTACGAAATTATCAAGGACTCTAACATGATGTCCTGAGAGCACTCTCACTCATTGGCGCGCAGTTCATCAGTCACCAGCCTTGTTATGCTAACTTCAGGCTCCGTCTCCTGTCTACATTCCCTACTGATCTCTAACCTCAGTTGAAAACAAGGGCTATGTTTCCTCGAGCACTTTCCTGACTGCTCTGGTACTGCAGAGAGTGCATTTTTAGgtttcttttatctttttgtcCCCACTAAGATTCATAGCTGGCAAAGTCAGACAGGTAGTTCGGTCATTATCTAATGACCAACATTTTCAGGGCGATGGGCTAGGGTGAACAGAGTTTTAGTTTTGCAAAGACGTCACGAATAGATGCTCTCTTGTGGACAATGCTGCTGCCAGGGTTCTTTAGTGACAAGACACTGCTAGCAGCAAAGTAGCAGTTGCCCATTATCAGTTATACTCCCTGCTTTTCCTAATACTATAAGGTGTATCAGGATTCCTTAGTAGTACAAGATTTTGATAAATATTTTGTTAAAcatggtttatatgacatggaATGATGAAATCGGTAATTGTGATTTCAtaatattatactccctccgtccaacaaaggatgtctcaagtttgaccaaatttgaatgcatctatacactaagtctagatacatccaaattttgacaagcttgagacatttttttttgttgaacggagggagtataaactactccctccatttcacaaagaatgacGTCCATGCTTTTTgaggtcgaactttgaccaatgattagaccaattgtacgtagattatatgttacaaattttatatcgttggaaaggtttttgaaatacaaatccaatgatataatttttgtaacacataagtctcaaatcattagtctaattgttggtcaaagcaaTATCTTGAAATACGTGCGTgccattttttgtgaaatggaggaagtacatattaatggagtaattttttgtcaaagcgttgtcttaatgaaacctAATAGGCTAATACTATGTTGTGTTATATGAAAAGGAGGCAGTGCTACACATGCATTTCTCTTGTCTTGCTGTCACACTCtgcaaaaaatattttgaattgaGTTTACCAGCAAATTCGCTGGGTTGTACTACGAATCCTGGACACACCACACACGAACTAATAGTATGTGTCTAGGCACGGTTTACCAGCAATAATCAATGTAACCAACCATACCCTTGGGTTTTTCACGGAGTTTCTTCGTACGATTGAAAAAAGAGTGCTCTAGGTCGGAGAAAACAAGACATAGTACTCTAGTACATGTGACTGATCTCCTCAGCTAAATAACGTAGGAAGCATATACATGCCCCGCGAAAGAAAAAGTGTAAACTATAATACATGGGGGTGAACGACGGTACAAACTTCTGATCAGAGTTCATCCCAGAAGTATCTCCCACAGACACGCGACGACATGACGACGAGGGCCACCGGCACGATGAGCACCAGCCCAGCGCAAACCCCCAGCTCTTTCAACCCGAACGTGGAGCCGACGATGTAGGCAATGAGCAGCGCCAGCACGTCGAGCGCCACGTACGAGGACCTCCGCAGGTCCTGGCTCGCCAGCAGCACGACGATGGAGAGCGACAGCGCGAAGGCGGCGGTGTTGCTGTAGTAGAAGGCCGTGTACCTACTAAGGCTCGCGGCGTGGAGCACGGGCGTCATGGGGCTGTCGGGCCCGTTGCCGTCCTGGATGCCGCCGGGCGGGCTGAGCCCGGGGGCGTAAGTGATGGAGGCGATCACGGTGGCCAGGACCATCAGCCAGCCACGGAGCTCCCGGGCCGGCGGCCCTGCAGGTGTTGCCCCCCCTCGCCTGCTCTTTCGGCGCGTCGGTGCTGTCGCGGTTGGCCGGGACCAGCAGAGCTTGGAGACCGGCCGGCGACGAGTCGACAGCGGTGGACGACTGGACGAGCAGCACTTGGGTGCCTTTGGCCAAGGATGATGCCGccgggagcagcagcaccggACACGAGAAGCAGCTGGTGTCTACCGCCCGTGGCTCCTCAACTTGACCTTCCACCCGCGGCGAGGCCACCTCCACGGTGATCTCTTCCTCGGATCCGCCAGCGGCGGTCGGTTCCGGTGGTGCAAGTGCGCCCGACATCAGCGTACGTACGTGCCTGCTTGGCTCATTGGCTGCTTTCGATCAATAAGCTAGCTAGTTAACTGAGGTACTCCGTGCTTAATTCTAATCACAGAGCGCGGAGCCTGTGGCATCTATTTATAGGGTGGATCCAAGTGAGATCGGCGCTACGCGCAGGCCAGAAACTGAGCGGCAACTTCTCTGCGGGGATGCAGCAGGAGTGAAAATAGCCAAATTGGGAATAACGCGGCCTGGGCGTGTGGGGCTGGTCGCGCGAGACTGACTCGCTCGCCGTCCGGCGCACCTGCAGTGTGAAGGGCGCCCTATCAGGCATGCGGGATGCGGCCAGGACCGGGGATGCCAAGGGGTACCCATTACCCGCTTACCCGACGGGTAAATCCCCATTAGGGCACGGGTTTGGGCCAAAAAATTTACCCAAATGGGAAAAAATCCGTACCCCTCGGGTAGAGCAGGTACGGGTATGGGAATGCGTAACGCGTACCCATGTACCCGTTTATCCATATACTAACTAGCGTGTGAGTGTGATCTTCACAGAGAAGATAGGCTCCCCGAGAATCCGATTCTTCTTAACTGTGGCAGAAGCGCCTATTCACACTTATAAGCGTGTGTTTTTCGTCCTTTAACTATTTTTTAGAGGGTCCTTTAACTATTTTTCTAGCATAAGTTTATCTCTTaatctttttaaaaaaacttcaCCATCAACCATCAATAGTTTAAtaccatgtactccctctgtttccaATTAATTTGCATGTTTATTTCAGAAATTAACAGGAGTTTCTTTGCAAAATTACCGGcgtcaattaattaggaacggagagagtacatttGGTTTGCGATGGTTAGCCTTCTATATACAAAACCTGATTTTGGCTTGACATGACAGCTCTAAGGTGGTTTTGTGGCCATATATGATGATCGTCAAACAACTTGAAGGATCCCAAACCATCCAGGCCCACTTTAATAGGTACGCCCTCGCCCCCTCCGCCAACACTTCGCATGAACCCTATCGAGCTTAGGGGCTGCTGCTTTATGCATGGAATCAGACAGGGTTCAGAGGGTGAGAGTGAGCCTCAGGTCGGTAAGAAGTGAAGGAGCACACATATGCCAAGCTTGAGGATGATGCCATGTAGCCCGTTGCTGTGCGTCAGAATCTTGAAGCTTTCGATCCCCAAGGTATGGTTGCTGGTTAGGTATGTGTGACAAACAAGTCTAGGTTTGCTGATGTCACCAGGTAGTTTGCTACCACCGACTCATAAAACTACTTGTTGCATTGTTCAAGCTGCCACACCGATGTCACATAGCTAGGGGTCATGCTAGTTAAGACTTAAGACCCATAGGCCATCTTTGGACTCTTCATTGATGGTGCACTTATCCGCCGCCCATCATTGGAGAGCGGATGAATCACAACTTACATTACTCCTCCACTTACGGGTCCCTTATCCGTTGCACATGAGTGGAAACACATCCATGGGATATATAATACTAACCCTAAATCTCATCACCTCCTCCCTAAATCAATCCAtgcacaggaggaggaggcaccACGTCAGAACCACTGCACCTCCATCACCATAGGAGGCCGTGGGCAAGAACCAAAGTGCCGCCACCACCATGACACATCGATGTGCTTCAGCCTTCAGCACGTATCATTGTTCTGCACCATGCTTTTTGGAAGTTCCGCGAGCAAGCACTAGTTATCAGTTGTGGATGTCGTTGCATTCATATTCATTTCAACACTTGGAAGAGATTTCTGAAAAATATAATAGTAATTGCCATCTGTTTTGAGATGgatacaagtttttttttctttcaacttGGGATTCCTCCCCTTTCCATTTTCTTAGGGTGATTCCTCCCATAATAGAAATGCACAGTCTGTAGAACCCAGCAGCAAACGGGGTCGTAGATGGATATAAGTACTGCCGGTAAGAATTCtaagttaattttttttagaggagaaTTCTAAGTTATGTAATGCTTTGAAGGGTAGGCCTCACCTAATTGAGTCGCCACTAACACTTTGTCACCCATCAGTGGAGGGGGTTTAACCACCCGTCATTAACTATCTGTTCTACCGCCCTCCCTGCCATCCTCCAGTCCCCTCGAGGAATAAGATGGAATGCCACGTCTGTTTGGGCAGGGAAAAGGAGATGTTGcaaagagagggagaagagaaaATACGTATCAAAGGTTTGCTTGCGTACGCGCGCGTACATAGCAAATgtggagagagaaaagagaggaaaaaaggTAATGCGATACCATATTCAGTAGCGAATGGagtacactttttttttttgacaaacatCATAGCCAGATATAGCAGAGGCTTAATTCCCTGATCAATACCTACCTTTTCATACATGGCAACCCAACTAAAGGCGTTAAAAGCCTAGATGGCTATTCCGGAAAGATCCAAAACCCATTTAATCGCCTTTCCATATCTTGCTCGATCGTCACGCGGTCAGTCACGCCGCAAACGGCAATCCCAAAACCGCCGAGCCCACCAGCGCGAGGGCCGCGGCGAGTGCGGCCCAGGAAGCAGCAccgtggcgcgcggcggcgcggctggtGGACGGCGCCACGGCCGGCGGCTGCTCGGACGCCGGCGGCTCGACGAGCACGGACACCTTCATGCCGCCCCAGCAGTAGCCTTTGCTGCAGATGAAGTAGTAGCGGCCCGTGTGGTTGAGCTGGAACGGGAAGCTGGTGCCCCGGTCGTAGCTCGCGATGGGCTTGCTCGCGTCGCACTTCTCGTACGCCGCCTCGTCCACCTGCATCACGTCGAACATGCCCTTCTGGTACTTGAACACTGCACTCAACAAAACGGATTTTAATCTATGCTGATTAGGACGAGAAGAAGCTAGAGGGTATGTATAAATTATTCCGGAGAGGTTGGGAGATCCGGAGATATATGCGTGCGTACCGAGCCAGTCGCCGACATGGAAGCGGTACTTATCGGGCCAGGAGGTGTAGTTGACGTTGGCGGCCCATTGCTGCTTGTCGCCGACGGTGAAATCttcggcggaggaggggggcAGTGACGCCGCCGCGAAGAGGACGAGCGTCACGAGGAGGAGATAATTGGACGCGGCTGCCATTTCTTGAGAGACGGAGAGATTGATGGGTGCCGGGGGAGGAAATGGAAGAGGGAAGGGTATTTATGGCATCGGGCGAACCGAACGGGAATACGAACAATCACGGTACATGTAGATGTATAGCGCGTTTTACATACGCCGATACGCGGATGTATTCTGGGTGGGCGGGGCGCTACGCAGTGATAAACTGAAAATGAGCTCGTGGCAGCTCCCATGATCGCGTCCCAGGAGCCGATTTCCCGTCTGCCTGCCATGGTCTGCTGCTACAAaaggctaattttttttaaataatacgaattttttaatcatttttaaaaataatacgtgtattttaaaaatatcaaaaataatacggcctcggcctgggcaaggccgaatgggcccagtcggcctggcccaagccgattaggcccagtcggcttcggccaggccgactgcaggccgCCTGCTCAGCCCGCAGGGCCCCCACGAGGAAGTCGGCCcagcccaggccgactgaatCCCAGTCggcttcgcccaggccgactggcccagttggtttcggccaggccgactagATTCAGGCCCAAgtaattccattttttgtttcgaATCCTTGCagtcttttgaactaaaatacttgacaacttggataaaagTAACACGGCGAATCCGATTGGAAGTAATTAGGCTTCGCCGCTAGTTCGCTGCATGATCAACGTATACACGGCCGAGGCTCattttttgtctcgaatccttgcggttttttgaactaaaagacttgacaacttgaataaagagtaacatacatcgataatttgctggacaatttttgtgtcgattctttgcggtttgtttgaactgaaagacttgacatttggataaatttggataaattaaca
The Brachypodium distachyon strain Bd21 chromosome 2, Brachypodium_distachyon_v3.0, whole genome shotgun sequence genome window above contains:
- the LOC112270997 gene encoding uncharacterized protein LOC112270997 yields the protein MVLATVIASITYAPGLSPPGGIQDGNGPDSPMTPVLHAASLSRYTAFYYSNTAAFALSLSIVVLLASQDLRRSSYVALDVLALLIAYIVGSTFGLKELGVCAGLVLIVPVALVVMSSRVCGRYFWDEL
- the LOC100831634 gene encoding mavicyanin, which produces MAAASNYLLLVTLVLFAAASLPPSSAEDFTVGDKQQWAANVNYTSWPDKYRFHVGDWLVFKYQKGMFDVMQVDEAAYEKCDASKPIASYDRGTSFPFQLNHTGRYYFICSKGYCWGGMKVSVLVEPPASEQPPAVAPSTSRAAARHGAASWAALAAALALVGSAVLGLPFAA